One Carassius auratus strain Wakin chromosome 3, ASM336829v1, whole genome shotgun sequence genomic region harbors:
- the LOC113041876 gene encoding G-protein coupled estrogen receptor 1 — translation MEEQTTTVIQIYVNDTKQFNASYDFNLTDVKESIDTYEFYVIGLFLSCLYTILLFPIGFIGNILILVVNLNHRDKMTIPDLYFVNLAVADLILVADSLIEVFNLNEKYYDYAVLCTFMSLFLQVNMYSSIFFLTWMSFDRYIALANSLSSSPLRTMQHAKLSCSLIWMASILATLLPFTIVQTQHTGEVHFCFANVFEIQWLEVTIGFLVPFSIIGLCYSLIVRTLMRSQKHRGLWPRRQKALRMIVVVVLVFFICWLPENVFISIQLLQGTADPSKRSDTTLWHDYPLTGHIVNLAAFSNSCLNPIIYSFLGETFRDKLRLFIKRKTSWSVVYRFCNHTLDLHIHVRSESEV, via the coding sequence ATGGAAGAACAGACTACCACTGTGATTCAGATTTACGTAAATGACACTAAGCAGTTCAATGCTTCGTATGACTTCAACCTAACCGATGTGAAAGAAAGCATAGACACCTATGAGTTTTACGTTATCGGCCTGTTTCTCTCCTGCCTGTACACCATATTATTGTTCCCCATTGGCTTCATTGGGAACATCCTCATTTTGGTGGTCAACCTCAACCACAGGGACAAGATGACCATTCCTGATCTGTACTTCGTCAACCTGGCCGTGGCGGACCTTATTCTTGTGGCAGACTCGCTCATCGAAGTCTTCAATCTCAATGAGAAGTACTACGACTACGCCGTCCTCTGTACCTTCATGTCGCTGTTCCTCCAGGTGAACATGTACAGCAGCATCTTCTTCCTGACATGGATGAGTTTCGACCGATACATTGCTCTGGCTAACTCTTTGAGCAGCAGTCCACTGCGGACCATGCAGCACGCTAAACTCAGCTGCAGCCTCATCTGGATGGCCTCTATCCTGGCTACTTTGCTTCCTTTCACCATTGTGCAGACACAACACACCGGCGAGGTGCACTTCTGCTTCGCCAATGTCTTTGAGATCCAGTGGCTCGAGGTGACGATCGGATTTCTGGTGCCCTTCTCCATCATCGGCCTGTGCTACTCCTTGATCGTCCGCACCCTCATGCGATCCCAGAAGCACAGGGGACTGTGGCCGCGCCGGCAGAAGGCCCTGCGCATGATTGTGGTGGTGGTGCTGGTGTTCTTCATTTGCTGGCTgcctgaaaatgttttcattagcATCCAGCTGCTCCAAGGCACAGCAGACCCGTCGAAACGCAGCGACACCACACTGTGGCACGACTACCCGTTGACTGGACACATCGTCAACCTGGCCGCATTCTCCAACAGCTGCCTAAACCCGATCATTTACAGCTTCCTCGGGGAGACTTTCAGGGACAAGCTGCGCCTTTTCATCAAGAGAAAGACCAGCTGGTCTGTGGTTTACCGCTTCTGTAATCATACCCTGGATTTGCACATCCATGTCAGGAGCGAGTCTGAAGTGTAG